In a single window of the Thunnus maccoyii chromosome 7, fThuMac1.1, whole genome shotgun sequence genome:
- the nhsa gene encoding Nance-Horan syndrome protein, with the protein MPFAKRVVEPQLLCRYQIPNEQGVLFEDLVSISNVALSRTLRQLSDLAKHACSIFQELENDLTSTSQRVSGLQSKINQLQQTCSELDPKQEAVPVSNLDVESKLTSHYQAPWHQQRNVFHPSTRPACVEELHREASFSLWALHQDHQQRRSGSRERRVTISISAVPPMPMYPSPDINQRQQKKGTNLTTFDTTRSSSPTECCRFTPWSRKAASSDPDSDGVALGHRSKFPIPNIPSTLDKQTNWSKALPLPTPEERMKSHSQVITSCVIPINVTGVGFDRDASVRCSLVHSQSVLQRRRKLRRRRTVAGVPRQVQQDLDSDDSPGSRERTVIVHASLDITPSNEELASHLSTRDSGCQTEDFLISGAPSRRRIRAQRGQGAPLSLSYSAGNISSLQDSSDAMFTASVGARLRSRSLPRDGSRMIGNGHNDSDDEEELSPFDTEDFLPGPGERILKDEEESTDDQAMSGRQLVSLKYTQLSASPERSWIERTRSQLPRKVDMGSCDISSSSDTFSSPVHSVSAAGVLGGQMDHKEDHQSSSGNWSGSSSTCPSQTSETIPPAASPPLTGSSHCDSELSLNAATHANDDQTGFMLDHYQGLRTQRAGSFSSTAMDILEEVGVSTPVEEWSYPHPDPPRPQDFSPEPSREAESSLGCPSFTSMATCESSFSDKPLSEKADTVSHYSVDTEGYYTSMHFDCGLKGSRSFTYNYAASGSDCGLSDLSRHMTLGRRCLSLRKPKAKPSPPKRSSSLRKICSEGSIPEKKEPKITCGQQLPLSSKERKLQMMLSGSHIENSSLVREPLRVWGVEGSVDLPDLGVFSSTDAHSFKDEGVVQSDYADLWLLNDLKSSDPYRSLSNSSTATGTTVIECIKSQESSESQTSQSGSRATTPSLPSVEGEFKLTSPEKLAGLASPSSGYSSQSETPTSSFPSAFFPGPLSPASGKRKPKVPERKSSLSSLSCRDGATSKRDLELPIIPPSHLDLSALHSVSNKASAYRTQLQFPHQNNQKPAVSAKPAAPLNSEVFNAPSMSITPTVLHSVQLRSINKEHEGSHNDETSSRFRCPTVNLTSTLPSSKSLELRSALLHNSHQHHTPSKQSCESVFTSNEELADGGAACQSETREAPAPLESITAFRLQWEPSIDVPETTTSHEAETRRESAETPDCSSQSEPLQPQRPEPTEEELCPIKPGLPSFLHSSPKRTNSLDKVPATDGQSETLQASPISKEGSKEEYESSGVSAESASQDGREESTPETEDYFSKDSTPSDNTTSPLSDESRPEDDSVFLSPTKTRTTEDLFAMIHRSKRKVLGRKDSTELGIRNRVSAASGNTPPSSTMSSPSSAVSPPPAATPPGLQRVPGPIYRNAKKSSTSNEEFKLLLLKKGSRSDSSYRMSATEILKSPLTPKSSADSMMESPRQPEESASPLQQQQDQSGPDQVSSPYPKANTEGFSLKSFHTSAASRQGRSRIPPPANSSRYGMRSRLFSAPMQAISEGETENSDGSPHDDRSSQGST; encoded by the exons CGGTGTCTAACCTGGATGTGGAGAGTAAGCTGACGTCACACTACCAAGCTCCCTGGCACCAGCAGAGGAACGTTTTCCACCCCTCCACGCGGCCAGCATGCGTAGAAGAGCTCCACAGGGAAGCCAGCTTCAGCCTGTGGGCCCTGCACCAAG ATCACCAGCAGAGACGATCAGGCAGCAGGGAGCGCAGAGTCACCATCTCGATCTCGGCCGTGCCCCCGATGCCCATGTACCCCTCCCCAGACATCAACCAGAGGCAACAGAAGAAAGGAACAAATTTGACCACG TTTGACACCACCCGCTCCTCCTCCCCTACCGAATGTTGCCGCTTCACTCCCTGGAGCAGAAAG GCTGCGTCCTCTGACCCCGACTCTGACGGGGTGGCTCTAGGTCACCGGTCTAAGTTTCCCATCCCTAACATCCCCTCCACCCTGGACAAGCAGACTAACTGGTCTAAAGCCCTGCCGCTGCCCACCCCAGAGGAAAGAATGAAAAGCCATTCCCAAGTGATCACCTCATGTGTCATCCCCATTAATGTGACCG GGGTTGGCTTTGACAGAGATGCTAGTGTGCGCTGCTCCCTCGTTCACTCGCAGTCTGtgcttcagaggaggaggaagctgaGGAGACGGAGGACTGTTGCCGGCGTTCCCAGACAGGTGCAGCAAGATTTAG aCTCCGATGACTCTCCTGGTTCCAGAGAACGGACCGTGATAGTTCATGCCAGCCTAGATATCACTCCTTCCAACGAGGAGCTGGCCAGCCATCTCAGCACCAGAGACTCAGGTTGCCAGACAGAAGACTTTCTGATCTCAGGAGCGCCGTCTCGGAGGAGGATCAGGGCCCAGCGAGGCCAGGGAGCCCCGCTTTCCCTCTCCTACTCTGCAGGCAACATCTCCTCCCTGCAGGACAGCTCTGACGCCATGTTCACTGCTTCAGTGGGCGCACGCCTGCGCTCCCGCAGCCTGCCCCGAGACGGGAGCCGGATGATAGGCAACGGCCACAATGAcagcgatgatgaggaggagctCTCCCCCTTTGACACGGAGGACTTCCTGCCTGGACCTGGGGAGCGGATTCtgaaagatgaagaagagagcACGGATGATCAGGCCATGTCCGGCCGCCAGCTGGTGAGCCTGAAGTACACGCAGCTGTCAGCGAGTCCGGAGCGCAGCTGGATAGAGAGAACCCGATCACAGCTGCCCAGGAAGGTCGACATGGGCAGCTGTGACATATCATCCAGTTCAGACACCTTCAGTAGCCCAGTACACTCAGTCTCAGCTGCAGGGGTGCTAGGAGGCCAGATGGACCATAAGGAGGATCACCAGTCTTCTAGTGGAAACTGGAGCGGGAGCAGCTCCACCTGCCCTTCCCAGACCTCAGAAACAATCCCCCCGGCAGCCTCTCCACCACTCACCGGCTCCTCACACTGTGACTCCGAGCTCTCCCTGAACGCTGCCACTCATGCCAACGACGACCAGACTGGCTTCATGCTGGACCACTACCAGGGCCTCAGGACCCAGCGGGCAGgctccttctcctccacagCTATGGACATATTAGAGGAAGTAGGGGTCAGCACTCCCGTTGAGGAGTGGAGCTACCCTCACCCGGACCCTCCTCGCCCACAAGACTTCAGCCCTGAGCCGAGCAGAGAGGCTGAGAGCAGCCTGGGCTGCCCCAGCTTCACCAGCATGGCCACCTGTGAGAGCAGCTTCTCTGACAAGCCGCTGTCAGAGAAAGCAGACACCGTCTCACACTACTCTGTAGACACTGAAGGCTACTACACCTCCATGCACTTTGACTGTGGTCTTAAAGGTAGCAGAAGCTTCACTTACAACTATGCAGCCTCTGGCTCTGACTGTGGCCTGTCTGACTTGAGTCGCCACATGACTCTTGGGAGACGCTGCCTCTCTTTAAGGAAACCAAAGGCGAAGCCGTCTCCACCTAAAAGGAGCTCATCTTTAAGGAAAATATGCAGTGAGGGAAGCATCCCCGAAAAGAAAGAACCAAAGATTACCTGTGGACAGCAGCTTCCACTGTCTTCCAAGGAGAGGAAACTGCAGATGATGTTGTCTGGCTCTCATATAGAAAACTCCTCACTAGTCAGAGAGCCCCTCAGGGTCTGGGGGGTTGAGGGCTCGGTCGATCTACCTGACTTAGGCGTGTTCAGCTCCACAGATGCACATTCATTCAAAGACGAGGGGGTTGTGCAGTCAGACTATGCAGATCTCTGGCTCCTGAATGATTTAAAATCCAGCGATCCTTACCGATCTTTGTCCAACTCCAGCACAGCGACGGGTACGACTGTTATCGAATGCATCAAGTCGCAGGAAAGCTCTGAGTCTCAGACATCGCAGTCTGGCTCCAGGGCTACCACACCCTCACTTCCATCAGTGGAGGGAGAGTTCAAGCTAACATCTCCAGAGAAACTAGCAGGTCTGGCCAGCCCATCCAGCGGCTACTCCAGTCAATCAGAAACCCCCACCTCCTCGTTCCCCTCCGCCTTCTTTCCCGGGCCGCTGTCACCAGCCAGCGGCAAGAGGAAGCCCAAAGTCCCAGAGAGGAAGTCGTCTCTTTCGTCGTTGTCCTGCAGGGATGGAGCCACCTCCAAGAGAGACCTGGAGTTGCCGatcatccctccctcccacctcgACTTAAGTGCCCTTCATAGTGTCAGCAACAAGGCTTCAGCTTACAGGACTCAGTTACAATTTCCTcaccaaaataatcaaaaaccTGCAGTGTCAGCCAAACCTGCAGCGCCTCTCAACTCAGAGGTGTTTAACGCCCCCTCCATGTCCATCACACCCACTGTGCTGCACTCAGTTCAGCTCCGATCCATCAATAAGGAGCATGAAGGAAGTCACAATGACGAAACATCCTCCAGATTCAGATGCCCCACTGTGAACTTAACTAGCACACTTCCCAGCAGTAAATCATTAGAGTTGAGGAGTGCACTGTTGCACAACTCACATCAACATCACACACCGTCAAAGCAGTCATGTGAATCAGTGTTTACATCAAATGAAGAGCTTGCAGATGGAGGAGCAGCATGTCAGAGTGAGACGAGAGAGGCTCCAGCTCCTCTAGAGAGTATAACAGCATTCAGGCTGCAGTGGGAGCCATCGATAGACGTCCCTGAGACCACCACTAGTCATGAAGCAGAGACGCGCAGAGAGTCAGCGGAGACGCCCGACTGCAGCTCGCAGTCCGAGCCTTTACAACCGCAAAGACCTGAGCCAACTGAAGAAGAACTTTGTCCAATAAAACCAGGTCTTCCCTCTTTTCTGCACAGTTCACCCAAGAGAACCAACAGTCTTGATAAAGTGCCTGCTACAGACGGTCAGTCAGAGACTCTGCAAGCAAGTCCAATCAGTAAGGAAGGTAGCAAAGAAGAATATGAGTCATCAGGTGTTTCAGCCGAAAGTGCCTCTCAGGACGGCAGGGAGGAGTCCACGCCAGAGACAGAGGATTACTTCAGTAAAG ACTCTACACCCAGTGACAACACAACATCCCCGCTGAGTGATGAGTCAAGGCCAGAGGATGACAGTGTGTTTCTATCACCCACCAAAACTCGGACCACTGAGGATCTGTTTGCGATGATACACAG GTCCAAAAGGAAAGTGTTGGGAAGGAAGGATTCCACCGAGTTGGGCATTAGAAACCGCGTCAGTGCTGCTTCAGGGAACACACCACCCAGCAGCACTATGAGCTCCCCGAGCTCAGCGGTGTCACCGCCCCCCGCTGCGACCCCACCGGGCCTGCAGAGAGTCCCCGGGCCCATCTACAGGAACGCTAAGAAGTCCAGCACCTCCAACGAGGAGttcaaactgctgctgcttaaAAAGGGAAGCCGCTCTGACTCTAGTTACCGCATGTCAGCTACAGAGATCCTCAAGAGCCCCCTCACTCCCAAATCTTCAGCAGATTCCATGATGGAGTCACCCAGACAACCCGAAGAGTCCGCCTCCCccctacagcagcagcaggatcaaTCAGGACCAGATCAGGTCTCCAGCCCCTACCCCAAAGCCAACACAGAGGGCTTCTCCCTGAAATCCTTCCATACGTCTGCTGCCTCCAGGCAGGGCCGCTCCAGAATCCCCCCGCCCGCCAACAGCAGCCGCTACGGCATGCGCAGCAGACTGTTCTCAGCGCCCATGCAGGCGATCTCAGAGGGCGAGACAGAGAACTCAGACGGGAGCCCTCATGACGACCGCTCATCGCAGGGCTCCACGTAA